Genomic DNA from Hypomesus transpacificus isolate Combined female chromosome 19, fHypTra1, whole genome shotgun sequence:
TCCAATCATGACAATCTACAGTCTCCCTTCTGTGCGGAACGTTTTTTAGTAAAAACTTCCAGAGCGTGTGTGTAGctaagtgtgtaagtgtgtgtgaactcACAGTTCACTGTTGTCTGTCTGAACCACTTTTAGGTACCTTGTCAACTCCcagtacctacacacacacaacagatacATTTAAAGACAGATTGTTCATTTGGTCATCTGTAGTTGGGGTGTGTACTTGTTCTGCAGCTGTAGTTGGGGTGTGTGTACTTGTTCTGCAGCTGTAGTTGGGATGTGTGTACTTGTTCTGCAGCtgtagttggtgtgtgtgtacttgttctGCAGCTGTAGTTGGGGTGTGTGTACTTGTTCTGCAGCTGTAGTTGGGGTGTGTGTACTTGTTCTGCAGCTGTAGTTGGGGTGTGTGTACTTGTTCTGCAGCTGTAGTTGGGGTGTGTGTACTTGTTCTACAGCTGTAGTTGGGGTGTGTGTACTTGTTCTACAGCTGTAGTTGGGGTGTGTGTACTTGTTCTGCAGCTGTAGTTGGTGTGTTCGGAGCAGCACCACAGCAGCAGACTCAGTTAGGACGTCCTTACGGCCCcgcccctggccccgcccctggccccgcccctggcCAGTCACGTTCTGTCCCAGGAGCACAGACACCAGCAAGGGGTCCTTCCAGGGACGCACACGCAGGCTGCAACGCACACATATAtgtatgttacacacacacagtatgcatGATAAGGTGTTCCCTTTTAGGGGGGGCGTTAGACCAAAATGTGgcctcccattcattttcaatggaggtCATGTGACAGGAGTCATGTGACAGGCCCCACAAGCAGTGTGACATACCTGGCAGCGTGAACAGGTAGCCTAGCAAGAGAAGCAAAACCTGTTCTATGCATTTATGACGAGCAACGTCAGTATGTTGCCTATCAAAATAACACAGCTAGCATAACACAACTAGCACAGTATATGCAAGGAAGTGAGAGCTATTCCCAGCACCACACCACTCGCGAGGAGCTAATAGAGTCGCGTATAAGTCGCGTATAAGTCGCGAGCTAATTCAGTcgcgtataagtataacctattttagagttctttcccctggaacagatttcatgttccaactgaggggggctgtcgctgtcttggtgtgtggggctgcatcaaatacccttttagctctgttaaattgctgcactagtccacacttgaccggtggggatctcattctgttatgactgtaactgttagctgctcctggcattctctaatccctgctctcttctctgtcccccctctacACATCCccgtggtgtggggggtttgagctgtcagcacctgcctggtcgtcggtctATCAACTGTGGACCTGGTCGTcaaccggaaaccagtctccatgacgggcaACAGCGAGTCTCCCGGTCCTGTCCTACATCTATAAAGttcaacaatggattttggtgtttcaaaacccattgacactgtatgactatgtttagcttgtgttctgctcctctctcccaccaaccgtctctggaggaggggatccctctctgaattgctcatcccaaggtttcttcaattttttctagccaaaacaagcacacattgtgaacaaccaaaaacataAGTGCCAGGGTTGTTATAGGGTTGTTCCCTCTCTagttatagggttagggtcgtTCCCTCTCTAtttatagggttagggtcgttccctctctagttatagggttagggtcattccctctctagttatagggttagggtcgttccctctctagttatagggttagggtcgttccctctctagttatagggttagggtcgtTCCCTCTCTAGTTATAGGGTCGTTCCCTCTCTagttatagggttagggtcgttccctctctagttatagggttagggttgttccctctctagttatagtcgatattttgttattattttagGGGGGCTGGTACAGCATGTTCCTGAGTACAGCACACCTGGTTTATACACACCTGTTCCTGAGTACAGCACACCTGGTTTATACACACCTGTTCCTGAGTACAGCACACCTGGTTTATACACACCTGTTCCTGAGTACAGCACACCTGGGGGGCAGTGGCAGGTCCTGGTAGAAGGTCTGGAGCTTGAGGCTGAAATCTGGATTGAATTCACACATCACCAGCTGTCTCTGCACTGCCTCTGTCACCCTGCACACGCATACAACAAGAACCCTCTCAACATtgtgtctatatgtgtgtgtgtattatgtgtgtgtctgtatgtgtctgtgtgtctgtgagtgtgtacatACCTTTTCAGCAGCAGAAACCTGCCTTCTTCAGAGTTTCCTTGAGGAGCCAGGTTAgtcatcctgcacacacacacaataccaggACCTCTACATCACTACAACCTTTAGTTTACATATATACTAGTCTAGACTCTTGctcagagacttgttgctcttgtggttagtggtaactgatttaaatgtttgtactctctgtgatatattgtttttattattgttgcttgtttttctacaggtacacttgcacttattgcagttcatgttgtttaattgtaacttctttaactacatgctcttacggTTCTtcactttggcacttattttgattgttcacaatatgtgcttcatgttttggctactcacaatgtttttggggctatcttgttgttattatcagttacctatgcactttgtaaagctctctcttggaagtcgctttggataaaagcacctgctaaatgaataaatgtaaatgtactagtgtgtgtaccctggatggggtgtgtgtgtgtgtgtgtgtaccctagagggtgtgtgtgtgtgtgtgtaccctggagggtgtgtgtgtgtgtgtaccctggagggtgtgtgtgtgtaccctggagggtgtgtgtgtgtaccctggagggtgtgtgtgtgtgtgtgtaccctgggGCATGAGCGTGTGTGAGGAAGAAGTGGGCAGCTCCTAGTCTCATGACAGCTGCTGCTctgggcttctctctctcctctctctctgctctgtccagGAAGGCACCCACACACTGGTACACCTGCAGgtagctgacacacacacacacacactctctctgctctgtccagGAAGGCACCCACACACTGGTACACCTGCAGgtagctgacacacacacacactttgtattTTGTTTATGTACACATGTATAGTGTGACTCACTCGTGCATCCGCACCTCCTGGTGATTTGATTGGCAGCTGCAAGATTCCGCATgctcctgattggctgtgtgGCAGCGGCAGGAGCATGTCCATCGCATCGTTCCCCTCAGGAAGGAGGCGTACTCCACTGCTAGCTCCGCCTCCAACTTCAGCAGCAAtgcctctaaacacacacacatatatatacaagtATGAgtattcatgtatgtgtgtgtgtgtacctgctagCCGTAGTTCTGGGTCCACctccagcagggtgtgtgtgtgtacctgctagCCGTAGCTCTGGGTCCACctccagcagggtgtgtgtgtgtacctgctagCAGTAGCTCTGGGTCCACctccagcagggtgtgtgtgtgtacctgctagCCGTAGCTCTGGGTCCACCTCCAGCAGGGTGAGGCAGAAGCGCTGTAGGAAGCCCAGcagctgtgtgtctctgctgctcctccagaACACACTCCGGTTGTGACTGTTACAGTGACACATCCCCGCCACCGTCCACACCaggcactgagacacacacacacacatagggtcACAAATCTCCTCACAGACCtctccagccagccaatcagagccctcctcacctctcctgcgGGCCTATCACAGATGTAGCAGTAACACTGCTGGCAGATGAGCTGGTTGTTTCCTGCAGGAGCGCTGATCTCTGCGTCTTCAAGTCTGAGCACACAAGGTGTGGTGCGTATCATaactgtgtgcgtgtatggAGACTGTGTGTATtgagactgcatgtgtgtgtttgtgtgtatcgtGAGTGTCTCACTCACGTGAAGGTGTGAATGCTGCAGTCATAACGTGCatgtgggaggagctgggctcCCTGAGAGAACGTGAtgaccagctcctcctcctgctggtctgacgacacacacactggccggggggctgggacacacacaccgcacgcccgcgcacacacattcagtcaAGATACGCGCACACAGTCaggatacacacagacacaagaaaAACGTAATGTCCGGTGCTTCCAACATATTCAAGTTCTCACCGGGACTCGTCCGGTCCTCCAAGATCACCACCGAGTCATTGTTGCTGAATGCACTGTCTTCCTCACCGTCACTCAGGACGATGATGCTGTCGGCGTTTTGCATGGCAACCAGCCTGAAGCGGTAGTAAGTCAGCCTGGATCACGCAAATACTGGAAATGTTCACTCCGCCTCGCTGGCTACAATCGACGGAAAGTGCTGAAAAAACGGAATCCTGTTCCGATAAATAACACGTATACACATCCAGATACACCCCCACATGCACGGCTAACACGAATATAGAAAGTAGCGCTTTATCTAATAACAGAAACTTTGTTGAAAGGAAGAAACTAGTTTAATCTCAGTTGTGTTGTGGCGCGGGTTGTTCAAAGAGTAGCGGATATGACCTGCACGACAACATCCGGATCTAAAACGTCAGTAAATTAAAAGAATCATAAATCCAAAACTAGATGTCGTCTTGTTTCAAGACATTATAGATACAGCCACAGAACCgcccaaaacattttttttttcctttatgAAAGTAGAGATAACTTGTCAATGACAGCGCCCCGTGGTCGGGAAAAGAGGAACACCCAAAGCGTGCAGAAATAAGCGTGAGTTCGTTCCAAACACAAAGACATACACAAGCAGAGATTCCCAAACTAGCCTATACATAAGCATTTAATAATACGGTGGGCCGCTAAACCAATGAAAACTAAACATTAAGTATTAAAACTAAACTAAAGtattaaaaatgaataaatatcaaAATATTTCTACCGTTGATTGATTATTAAAATTCTTACAAATTTCAATTTACATGTTGCCTTTAATTCATCatgacttttttttacattgtcaGAATCATCATGACCGAAACACCAATAGTTACGCTTGGCACAAAAGACCTACTGACATTTCCACCTTAACTTGAATAGCCCACTTCAATTCACTATGCACGCATCACATACGTCAAATGCACAACCTATGTCAACAAGTTCCAGTAGCGAGCAGTAACGTTAGGTCTGAAACACAAAATGGGTTCTGTACAACAAGAACGGGTTGTCTTCTTAAAATAAAAATCTACGATGTAGAGAACAGTTTAAATTGGTCTGAGACTCTGCAGTTGTGTTGTGAATTTTGTTTATACTATGGTACTTTCACAAGTAAATATGCTTGCAGACTCATGCACAACTACAAGCATTCAAGTACAAGGTAGTTCTCAGCAGTAGTCTGAACATGTAGAACATCTGGCAGTATGGAATGTTTAAATAGAATGTCTGCCAGTATGGAATGTTTAAATAGAATGTCTGGCAGGATGGAATGTTTAAATAGAATGTCTGGCAGGTCGCAATGTTTAAATATATAACATTTCTGTTTAACTGCTTACTTTCATAATTCTGTTATGTAAGTATGACAGCActgtcatcatcctcatcagaggtctgtctgacagtgcatcaggaggaagaggaggagagcagaggagagaaggcgAGGGGGGAGTAGAAGGACAAGGAGCAGGCTGGCTgagcagggggtcaggggtcagggcctATGATGTACttcctgtagagagagaggggtgtgtccTCCTGGCGGTGGTCTCCTCCACAGTGAACGGATAGTTGTACTGTAAACAACAACAttatcaacaacaacagcacactaaaaacacacccacacactaaaaatacacactgaaatgaacacacacataaataaaacACATACCTCATTTTCAATGTCCTGTACAGACTTGATACGAATGTTGGTCAGTTGAGTGTTTGTAGAGTTCTAGAGACAAGAacaagagaaatagagagaggaatATAGGGAGAggtggtgtttttttttaacagttcacactgattaatatgcataagtaagtaaatgttttgatttcaatagcaatgaatatgaaaaaagatTATTATGAtagtaataatgctcttttaataggctatatatCCCTTGATATGTACGGATATACggtgcataacaaaataattaactaatctagcatagtaaatacatttaaaatcataataaaatctccacaataatactggtagtaaCTCCGGCCCATGTAGttttctgttacagaccgaTCCAGCCCCatattaaagaaaggaaaaatgacTGGCCCTAGCagaaaaaagtttggggacTCCTGGTGTAGAGGAATATAATGAATAGAGGCGAGGGAGTAGTGTGAAAGGTGTAGCTCTAATTTGTCCAGAATAATGAGGGACAGTAGCAGGAGCCTACCATGTTGCCAGTCTGGGTCTCAAACCTGGGGTGCAGAGAGAATGGGACCCCATCTatggctgggagggagggagggaggttattATGAGTTTACACATGATGTCAACACTGTGAGACATGCTTACCTGTCATATCATCACTGTGGGACATGCCTACCTGTGATGTCATCCCTGTGAGACATGCTATTGCCtacctgtgatgtcatcactgtAAAACATGCCTACCTGTGTAGCCATAGATGTGGCCACTGTCGCCATCTTTCTCCACCGAGGCGTCTGATTGCAGGGTGCCACGACGACGGCTGATCTTCCCagggggcaggggcggggcGTTGCTATATAAACAATGAATGACAGATGTTTACCTGGGGTTAGTTAGGGGTAGATGGGTTAGGTACCTGGGGCAGGGCTGGTGGGTAGGGGGTAGTTACCtggagggcagggctggggggtaGGAAGGCGGTAGATAGGGTAGTTACCTGGGGCGCAGGGGCAAGGCTGGGGGGTAGTTATGGGTAGGAAGGCGGTAGATAGGGTAGTTACCTGGGGCGCAGGGGCAAGGTTGGGGGGTAGTTAGGGGTAGGAAGGCAGTAGATAGGGTAGTTACCTGGGGTGCAGGGGCAAGGTTGGGGGGTAGTTAGGGGTAGGA
This window encodes:
- the zgc:112980 gene encoding uncharacterized protein zgc:112980 isoform X3; its protein translation is MQNADSIIVLSDGEEDSAFSNNDSVVILEDRTSPAPRPVCVSSDQQEEELVITFSQGAQLLPHARYDCSIHTFTLEDAEISAPAGNNQLICQQCYCYICDRPAGECLVWTVAGMCHCNSHNRSVFWRSSRDTQLLGFLQRFCLTLLEVDPELRLAEALLLKLEAELAVEYASFLRGTMRWTCSCRCHTANQEHAESCSCQSNHQEVRMHEMTNLAPQGNSEEGRFLLLKRVTEAVQRQLVMCEFNPDFSLKLQTFYQDLPLPPRCAVLRNSLRVRPWKDPLLVSVLLGQNVTGQGRGQGRGQGRGRKDVLTESAAVVLLRTHQLQLQNKYTHPNYSCRTSTHTPTTAVEQVHTPQLQLQNKYTHPNYSCRTSTHTPTTAAEQVHTPQLQLQNKYTHTNYSCRTSTHIPTTAAEQVHTPQLQLQNKYWELTRYLKVVQTDNSELVQAVRDLIPLYQCKSGNLTAALYSTFSPAPGPCCPACRMTPDLYHLYLRILTTATAPTHTLHLHTQPLPHTAVWEPIRGTVQVKRSDVVRFSLRILMSNTALYTDVQCWMSLLHVVNIPALPQPDAAFLKEAVAVTTAILLDRPGHVIPRSFRSVYPDQALLLLVTACLVRGTAAGFLSSTLHTHDAYKENGWCMDWLCERLSSLCPPPHTGKGCHQWAGTAPPDHPDHEASPPDRC
- the zgc:112980 gene encoding uncharacterized protein zgc:112980 isoform X1, which codes for MQNADSIIVLSDGEEDSAFSNNDSVVILEDRTSPAPRPVCVSSDQQEEELVITFSQGAQLLPHARYDCSIHTFTLEDAEISAPAGNNQLICQQCYCYICDRPAGECLVWTVAGMCHCNSHNRSVFWRSSRDTQLLGFLQRFCLTLLEVDPELRLAEALLLKLEAELAVEYASFLRGTMRWTCSCRCHTANQEHAESCSCQSNHQEVRMHDYLQVYQCVGAFLDRAEREEREKPRAAAVMRLGAAHFFLTHAHAPGMTNLAPQGNSEEGRFLLLKRVTEAVQRQLVMCEFNPDFSLKLQTFYQDLPLPPRCAVLRNSLRVRPWKDPLLVSVLLGQNVTGQGRGQGRGQGRGRKDVLTESAAVVLLRTHQLQLQNKYTHPNYSCRTSTHTPTTAVEQVHTPQLQLQNKYTHPNYSCRTSTHTPTTAAEQVHTPQLQLQNKYTHTNYSCRTSTHIPTTAAEQVHTPQLQLQNKYWELTRYLKVVQTDNSELVQAVRDLIPLYQCKSGNLTAALYSTFSPAPGPCCPACRMTPDLYHLYLRILTTATAPTHTLHLHTQPLPHTAVWEPIRGTVQVKRSDVVRFSLRILMSNTALYTDVQCWMSLLHVVNIPALPQPDAAFLKEAVAVTTAILLDRPGHVIPRSFRSVYPDQALLLLVTACLVRGTAAGFLSSTLHTHDAYKENGWCMDWLCERLSSLCPPPHTGKGCHQWAGTAPPDHPDHEASPPDRC
- the zgc:112980 gene encoding uncharacterized protein zgc:112980 isoform X6 — its product is MRWTCSCRCHTANQEHAESCSCQSNHQEVRMHDYLQVYQCVGAFLDRAEREEREKPRAAAVMRLGAAHFFLTHAHAPGMTNLAPQGNSEEGRFLLLKRVTEAVQRQLVMCEFNPDFSLKLQTFYQDLPLPPRCAVLRNSLRVRPWKDPLLVSVLLGQNVTGQGRGQGRGQGRGRKDVLTESAAVVLLRTHQLQLQNKYTHPNYSCRTSTHTPTTAVEQVHTPQLQLQNKYTHPNYSCRTSTHTPTTAAEQVHTPQLQLQNKYTHTNYSCRTSTHIPTTAAEQVHTPQLQLQNKYWELTRYLKVVQTDNSELVQAVRDLIPLYQCKSGNLTAALYSTFSPAPGPCCPACRMTPDLYHLYLRILTTATAPTHTLHLHTQPLPHTAVWEPIRGTVQVKRSDVVRFSLRILMSNTALYTDVQCWMSLLHVVNIPALPQPDAAFLKEAVAVTTAILLDRPGHVIPRSFRSVYPDQALLLLVTACLVRGTAAGFLSSTLHTHDAYKENGWCMDWLCERLSSLCPPPHTGKGCHQWAGTAPPDHPDHEASPPDRC
- the zgc:112980 gene encoding uncharacterized protein zgc:112980 isoform X4, whose product is MQNADSIIVLSDGEEDSAFSNNDSVVILEDRTSPAPRPVCVSSDQQEEELVITFSQGAQLLPHARYDCSIHTFTLEDAEISAPAGNNQLICQQCYCYICDRPAGECLVWTVAGMCHCNSHNRSVFWRSSRDTQLLGFLQRFCLTLLEVDPELRLAEALLLKLEAELAVEYASFLRGTMRWTCSCRCHTANQEHAESCSCQSNHQEVRMHDYLQVYQCVGAFLDRAEREEREKPRAAAVMRLGAAHFFLTHAHAPGMTNLAPQGNSEEGRFLLLKRVTEAVQRQLVMCEFNPDFSLKLQTFYQDLPLPPRCAVLRNSLRVRPWKDPLLVSVLLGQNVTGQGRGQGRGQGRGRKDVLTESAAVVLLRTHQLQLQNKYWELTRYLKVVQTDNSELVQAVRDLIPLYQCKSGNLTAALYSTFSPAPGPCCPACRMTPDLYHLYLRILTTATAPTHTLHLHTQPLPHTAVWEPIRGTVQVKRSDVVRFSLRILMSNTALYTDVQCWMSLLHVVNIPALPQPDAAFLKEAVAVTTAILLDRPGHVIPRSFRSVYPDQALLLLVTACLVRGTAAGFLSSTLHTHDAYKENGWCMDWLCERLSSLCPPPHTGKGCHQWAGTAPPDHPDHEASPPDRC
- the zgc:112980 gene encoding uncharacterized protein zgc:112980 isoform X2, whose amino-acid sequence is MQNADSIIVLSDGEEDSAFSNNDSVVILEDRTSPAPRPVCVSSDQQEEELVITFSQGAQLLPHARYDCSIHTFTLEDAEISAPAGNNQLICQQCYCYICDRPAGECLVWTVAGMCHCNSHNRSVFWRSSRDTQLLGFLQRFCLTLLEVDPELRLAEALLLKLEAELAVEYASFLRGTMRWTCSCRCHTANQEHAESCSCQSNHQEVRMHDYLQVYQCVGAFLDRAEREEREKPRAAAVMRLGAAHFFLTHAHAPGMTNLAPQGNSEEGRFLLLKRVTEAVQRQLVMCEFNPDFSLKLQTFYQDLPLPPRCAVLRNSLRVRPWKDPLLVSVLLGQNVTGQGRGQGRGQGRGRKDVLTESAAVVLLRTHQLQLQNKYTHPNYSCRTSTHTPTTAAEQVHTPQLQLQNKYTHPNYSCRTSTHTPTTAAEQVHTHQLQLQNKYWELTRYLKVVQTDNSELVQAVRDLIPLYQCKSGNLTAALYSTFSPAPGPCCPACRMTPDLYHLYLRILTTATAPTHTLHLHTQPLPHTAVWEPIRGTVQVKRSDVVRFSLRILMSNTALYTDVQCWMSLLHVVNIPALPQPDAAFLKEAVAVTTAILLDRPGHVIPRSFRSVYPDQALLLLVTACLVRGTAAGFLSSTLHTHDAYKENGWCMDWLCERLSSLCPPPHTGKGCHQWAGTAPPDHPDHEASPPDRC
- the zgc:112980 gene encoding uncharacterized protein zgc:112980 isoform X5; amino-acid sequence: MQNADSIIVLSDGEEDSAFSNNDSVVILEDRTSPAPRPVCVSSDQQEEELVITFSQGAQLLPHARYDCSIHTFTLEDAEISAPAGNNQLICQQCYCYICDRPAGECLVWTVAGMCHCNSHNRSVFWRSSRDTQLLGFLQRFCLTLLEVDPELRLAEALLLKLEAELAVEYASFLRGTMRWTCSCRCHTANQEHAESCSCQSNHQEVRMHDYLQVYQCVGAFLDRAEREEREKPRAAAVMRLGAAHFFLTHAHAPGMTNLAPQGNSEEGRFLLLKRVTEAVQRQLVMCEFNPDFSLKLQTFYQDLPLPPRCAVLRNSLRVRPWKDPLLVSVLLGQNVTGQGRGQGRGQGRGRKDVLTESAAVVLLRTHQLQLQNNVQAVRDLIPLYQCKSGNLTAALYSTFSPAPGPCCPACRMTPDLYHLYLRILTTATAPTHTLHLHTQPLPHTAVWEPIRGTVQVKRSDVVRFSLRILMSNTALYTDVQCWMSLLHVVNIPALPQPDAAFLKEAVAVTTAILLDRPGHVIPRSFRSVYPDQALLLLVTACLVRGTAAGFLSSTLHTHDAYKENGWCMDWLCERLSSLCPPPHTGKGCHQWAGTAPPDHPDHEASPPDRC